In a genomic window of Leisingera caerulea DSM 24564:
- a CDS encoding type 1 glutamine amidotransferase domain-containing protein, which yields MKILMVLTSHDQLGDTGEKTGFWLEEFAAPYYVLRDAGAEITLASPEGGQPPLDPKSDSEDAQTDATRRFKQDDAAQQALANTVKLSGVEADEFDAVFYPGGHGPLWDLAESADSRKLLESFAAADRPIGAVCHAPGVFRHVKSSDGAPLVKGRRVTGFTNGEEEGVGLTDVVPFLVEDMLKDKGADYRKGDDWASYVEVDGKLVTGQNPASSEAAAKELLALLK from the coding sequence ATGAAGATTCTAATGGTTTTGACGTCGCACGATCAGCTGGGGGACACCGGGGAAAAAACCGGGTTCTGGCTGGAGGAATTCGCCGCGCCTTATTACGTGCTGCGCGATGCCGGCGCCGAGATCACTCTGGCCTCGCCCGAGGGCGGCCAGCCGCCGCTGGACCCGAAGTCGGACTCTGAGGACGCCCAGACCGATGCCACCCGCCGGTTCAAGCAGGATGATGCCGCCCAGCAGGCGCTGGCCAATACGGTGAAACTGTCCGGCGTCGAAGCGGACGAGTTTGATGCGGTCTTTTATCCCGGCGGCCACGGCCCGCTGTGGGATCTGGCCGAGAGTGCGGACAGCCGTAAGCTGCTGGAAAGCTTTGCCGCCGCAGACCGGCCGATCGGGGCCGTCTGCCACGCGCCGGGGGTTTTCCGCCACGTGAAGAGCAGCGATGGCGCGCCGCTGGTCAAGGGCCGCCGCGTGACCGGCTTTACCAATGGCGAGGAAGAGGGCGTGGGCCTGACCGATGTGGTGCCCTTCCTGGTCGAGGACATGCTGAAGGACAAAGGCGCCGACTACCGCAAGGGCGATGACTGGGCCTCTTACGTCGAGGTCGACGGCAAGCTGGTCACCGGCCAGAACCCGGCGTCGTCGGAAGCCGCTGCAAAAGAGCTGCTGGCACTGCTGAAATAA
- a CDS encoding DUF1489 family protein has translation MDKRVNLVKLSVGTESVESLMAWQAMRRKDLPGGLPRHVTRMWPKREAEILNGGSIYWVIKGLIQCRQRILRLDEVTGEDGIRRCAIVLDPELHRTHTAQKRPFQGWRYLKPEESPADLPAGKSQEEPLPPELSQALAEIGVI, from the coding sequence GTGGATAAACGCGTGAATCTTGTGAAGCTTTCGGTGGGCACCGAAAGCGTCGAAAGCCTGATGGCCTGGCAAGCGATGCGCCGCAAGGATTTGCCCGGCGGCCTGCCCCGCCATGTCACCCGCATGTGGCCCAAGCGCGAGGCCGAAATCCTCAACGGCGGTTCGATTTACTGGGTGATCAAGGGGCTGATCCAATGCCGCCAGCGCATTCTGCGGCTGGATGAGGTGACGGGCGAGGACGGCATCCGCCGCTGCGCTATCGTGCTTGACCCGGAACTGCACCGCACTCACACGGCGCAAAAACGCCCGTTTCAGGGCTGGCGCTACCTGAAGCCCGAAGAATCGCCCGCCGACCTGCCCGCAGGCAAAAGCCAGGAAGAGCCGCTGCCGCCGGAGCTGTCGCAGGCGCTGGCCGAGATTGGCGTGATCTGA
- a CDS encoding IS91 family transposase — translation MSRPKLEVADIFRVHGSAWRAANAGHISLDQLKVMHAITRCRTAALGGHAARCEDCGHEHIAYNSCRNRHCPKCQAGAAKVWLAAREAELLPVRYFHLVFTLPKPIADIARTNKREIYNLLMRASADTVIRVAADPKHLGARVGITSVLHTWGSAMTHHPHVHMIVPGGGLSADGARWIDCRRNFFLSVRVLSRLYRRLILDGLARLHDAGTLQFFGDHAELVDRAVFNAFLRPLRKIDWVVYAKEPFAGPKAVLAYLSRYTHRIAISNSRLIRFDAHSVTFKVKDYRVNGPGRHTTITLKTGEFIRRFLIHVLPKGQHRIRHYGFFRNGNRAANIARIRELLGNGQPGPDLGHGGTAGDTDAPARVLALPCPCCGGRLIISETIAPERYPRAPPGAARAAA, via the coding sequence TTGTCCCGGCCGAAGCTGGAGGTTGCGGATATCTTCCGGGTCCATGGTTCTGCCTGGCGGGCGGCCAATGCAGGCCATATCAGCCTCGACCAGTTGAAAGTGATGCACGCCATCACGCGCTGCCGCACGGCAGCGCTCGGCGGCCATGCCGCGCGGTGTGAAGACTGCGGGCATGAACACATCGCCTATAATTCCTGCCGCAATCGCCATTGTCCCAAATGTCAGGCGGGTGCGGCAAAGGTCTGGCTGGCGGCGCGCGAGGCCGAACTGCTGCCCGTGCGGTATTTCCATCTGGTCTTCACCCTACCGAAGCCGATCGCCGACATCGCGCGCACCAACAAGCGGGAGATCTACAACCTGCTTATGCGGGCGAGCGCGGATACGGTGATCCGGGTCGCCGCCGACCCCAAGCACCTCGGCGCCCGGGTCGGCATCACGTCCGTGCTGCACACCTGGGGCTCAGCAATGACGCACCACCCGCATGTCCACATGATCGTGCCCGGCGGCGGCTTGTCTGCGGACGGGGCGCGGTGGATCGACTGCCGCAGGAACTTCTTTTTGTCCGTCCGGGTTCTGTCCCGCCTGTACCGGCGGCTTATTCTGGACGGACTTGCCCGGCTGCACGATGCCGGAACGCTTCAGTTCTTCGGCGATCACGCCGAGCTCGTCGATCGCGCGGTCTTCAACGCCTTCCTGCGACCGCTGCGCAAGATCGACTGGGTCGTCTATGCCAAGGAACCGTTCGCCGGGCCAAAAGCCGTGTTGGCGTACCTATCGCGCTACACGCACAGGATCGCGATCTCAAACAGCCGACTGATCCGGTTCGATGCACACAGCGTGACATTCAAGGTCAAGGATTACCGCGTCAACGGTCCCGGGAGGCATACCACCATTACCCTGAAGACCGGCGAGTTCATTCGGCGCTTCCTGATCCATGTCCTGCCCAAGGGGCAGCATCGCATCCGCCACTACGGCTTCTTCCGGAATGGCAACCGTGCGGCCAATATCGCCAGGATCAGGGAACTGCTCGGGAACGGACAGCCAGGTCCGGATCTCGGGCACGGCGGCACGGCCGGTGACACCGATGCACCCGCCCGCGTCCTCGCGCTGCCATGCCCCTGCTGTGGCGGGCGGTTGATCATCTCCGAAACCATTGCGCCAGAACGGTACCCCAGAGCGCCGCCAGGAGCAGCGAGGGCCGCTGCATGA
- a CDS encoding antitoxin Xre/MbcA/ParS toxin-binding domain-containing protein — translation MATTGINRKADAQGPAEGQNDVMRVCNLLGESKVIKRPVRTSLEAHDLIADGLPLQALLFLIDGVQVLTTGDALHKAVGLSHRKLMRRKPGAQRKTLSMELGSRIWRFADILSKASDVLGDQKLAKAWLLEPAFGLDRRRPIDLLGTAAGTKAIEDHIARMDYGVYS, via the coding sequence ATGGCCACAACCGGCATAAATCGCAAAGCGGATGCTCAGGGTCCGGCGGAGGGTCAGAATGACGTTATGCGCGTCTGCAATCTGCTTGGCGAAAGCAAGGTCATTAAACGTCCAGTCCGCACCTCATTGGAGGCGCACGACCTGATCGCAGATGGGCTACCGCTTCAGGCTCTCTTATTTTTGATAGACGGGGTGCAGGTGCTTACGACAGGTGACGCACTTCACAAGGCTGTGGGGCTCAGTCATCGCAAGCTTATGCGGCGGAAACCGGGAGCCCAAAGAAAGACGCTTTCAATGGAACTTGGCAGCCGGATCTGGCGCTTTGCCGACATCCTTTCCAAGGCTTCGGACGTTTTGGGAGACCAGAAGCTGGCAAAGGCGTGGCTTCTGGAACCTGCATTCGGTCTCGACCGGCGAAGGCCCATCGACCTTCTGGGGACAGCTGCTGGAACCAAAGCAATTGAAGACCACATCGCCAGAATGGACTATGGGGTTTACTCTTAA
- a CDS encoding adenosylcobalamin-dependent ribonucleoside-diphosphate reductase, with amino-acid sequence MSRFAAPIAEQIWDMKYRFKQADGAPIDVTVEDTWRRIARDLARAEKEPEAWEEKFFGALEDFKYLPAGRITAGAGTARQVTLFNCFVMGTIPDSMSGIFDMLKEAALTMQQGGGIGYDFSTIRPRGADVKGVAADASGPLSFMDVWDAMCRTIMSAGSRRGAMMATMRCDHPDIEQFITAKSDPARLRMFNMSVLVTDAFMEAVKADGSWELVFDGKVYHTVEARDLWNKIMQATYDYAEPGVIFIDRINKANNLNYIENICATNPCGEQPLPPYGACLLGSINMARLVANPFEKDAHLDQEMMQELVATAVRMMDNVVDVSKFPLDAQAEEAKNKRRIGLGVTGLADALLMLGLEYGSDEAARQTDRWLHAIARAAYLASVELAKEKGAFPLFDAEAYLNSGNMLNMDEDVRDAIREHGIRNALLTSIAPTGTISLYAGNVSSGIEPVFAYAYTRKVLQKDGSRTEEEVVDYAVQMYREKFGAGAKLPDYFVNAQTLSPAAHVKMQAAAQKWIDSSISKTINCPEDISFDDFKDVYMQAWDQGCKGCTTYRPNDVTGSVLSVSESADTAPGETAKAPHESDVDENGAEVVYMSEPLDRPQSLEGHTYKLKWPDSEHAIYLTINDIIINGHRRPFEVFINSKNMEHYAWTLALTRMISAVFRRGGDVSFVVEELKAVFDPRGGAWVQGKYIPSILAAIGGVIETHMIKTGFLEGEGMGLKSDPQAQVVNLNAPRGKACPSCGQFDMQMVEGCMTCRSCGHSKCG; translated from the coding sequence ATGAGCCGCTTTGCCGCCCCCATTGCCGAGCAGATCTGGGATATGAAATACCGTTTCAAGCAGGCCGATGGCGCGCCGATCGACGTGACCGTCGAGGATACCTGGCGGCGGATTGCGCGGGATCTGGCGCGGGCGGAAAAAGAGCCGGAAGCGTGGGAAGAGAAGTTTTTCGGCGCGCTGGAAGACTTCAAATACCTGCCGGCGGGCCGGATCACCGCAGGCGCCGGCACCGCGCGCCAGGTGACCTTGTTCAACTGCTTTGTGATGGGCACCATCCCGGACAGCATGTCGGGCATCTTCGACATGCTGAAAGAGGCAGCGCTGACGATGCAGCAGGGCGGCGGCATCGGCTATGACTTCTCGACCATCCGGCCGCGCGGCGCCGATGTGAAGGGCGTGGCGGCGGATGCCTCCGGCCCGCTGTCGTTCATGGATGTGTGGGACGCGATGTGCCGCACCATCATGTCGGCCGGCAGCCGCCGCGGCGCGATGATGGCGACCATGCGCTGCGACCACCCGGATATCGAGCAGTTCATTACCGCCAAATCCGACCCGGCGCGCCTGCGCATGTTCAACATGTCGGTGCTGGTCACCGATGCCTTCATGGAAGCGGTGAAGGCAGATGGCTCCTGGGAGCTGGTGTTCGACGGCAAGGTCTATCACACGGTCGAAGCACGCGATCTGTGGAACAAGATCATGCAGGCGACTTATGATTACGCCGAGCCGGGCGTGATCTTCATCGACCGCATCAACAAGGCCAACAACCTCAACTACATCGAGAACATCTGCGCCACCAACCCCTGCGGCGAGCAGCCGCTGCCGCCCTACGGTGCCTGCCTGCTGGGCTCGATCAACATGGCGCGGCTGGTAGCTAATCCGTTTGAGAAAGACGCGCACCTGGACCAGGAGATGATGCAGGAGCTGGTCGCCACCGCCGTGCGGATGATGGACAATGTGGTGGACGTCTCCAAGTTCCCGCTGGACGCGCAAGCGGAAGAGGCCAAGAACAAGCGCCGGATCGGCCTGGGCGTCACCGGCCTGGCGGATGCGCTCTTGATGCTGGGTCTGGAGTATGGCTCCGACGAAGCGGCGCGTCAGACCGACCGCTGGCTGCACGCAATTGCCCGCGCCGCGTATCTGGCGTCGGTGGAATTGGCCAAGGAAAAGGGCGCGTTCCCGCTGTTCGACGCGGAGGCCTATTTGAACTCCGGCAACATGCTGAACATGGACGAGGACGTGCGCGATGCCATCCGCGAGCACGGCATCCGCAATGCGCTGCTGACCTCGATTGCGCCGACCGGCACCATTTCCCTTTACGCGGGCAACGTGTCCTCGGGCATTGAGCCGGTGTTTGCCTATGCTTATACCCGCAAGGTGCTGCAGAAGGACGGCAGCCGCACCGAGGAGGAAGTGGTCGATTACGCGGTGCAGATGTACCGCGAGAAGTTCGGCGCCGGCGCGAAGCTGCCCGATTACTTCGTCAACGCCCAGACGCTGAGCCCCGCGGCCCACGTCAAGATGCAGGCGGCGGCGCAGAAATGGATCGACTCGTCGATCTCCAAGACCATCAACTGCCCGGAAGACATTTCCTTTGACGACTTCAAGGATGTCTACATGCAAGCCTGGGATCAGGGCTGCAAGGGCTGTACCACCTACCGCCCGAACGACGTGACCGGATCGGTCCTGTCGGTGAGCGAAAGTGCCGACACCGCGCCGGGCGAGACCGCCAAGGCGCCGCATGAAAGCGACGTGGACGAGAACGGGGCCGAGGTCGTCTATATGTCCGAGCCGCTGGACCGTCCGCAGTCGCTGGAGGGCCATACCTACAAGCTGAAATGGCCGGATTCCGAGCACGCGATCTACCTGACCATCAACGATATCATCATCAACGGCCACCGCCGCCCGTTCGAGGTGTTCATCAACTCCAAGAATATGGAGCACTACGCCTGGACCCTGGCGCTGACCCGGATGATTTCGGCAGTGTTCCGACGCGGCGGCGACGTGTCGTTCGTGGTTGAGGAGCTGAAAGCGGTATTCGACCCGCGCGGCGGCGCCTGGGTGCAGGGCAAATACATCCCCTCGATCCTGGCGGCGATCGGCGGTGTGATCGAGACCCACATGATCAAGACCGGCTTCCTGGAAGGCGAGGGCATGGGGCTGAAATCCGACCCGCAGGCGCAGGTGGTGAACCTGAACGCACCGCGCGGCAAGGCGTGCCCCAGTTGCGGCCAGTTCGACATGCAAATGGTCGAAGGCTGCATGACCTGCCGCAGCTGCGGCCATTCGAAGTGCGGGTGA